A genomic segment from Bacteroidales bacterium encodes:
- a CDS encoding FtsX-like permease family protein, with product MTIIKTIKISFRQLLINRGKSFFAIIGLSIGIASVITMVAIGDGAKKETLNQLGQLGTNLITVNAGKVKNVMQRRQNTDLVTTLKMKECEVILSRCPSAKEVVPSLEGTLKVKYGNTVTSGMVSGVSPSYFRIKNFSLEKGELFSQMDDKRYMRVAVLGGQISQTLFEKEDPIGKTLLVGKVPFTIIGVLKSKGTTVSGSNLDAQVLIPINTAMRRIYNVNYLNRIFVEVSSQLKMIEAEDEIISALRDYHRLEVRNKENDFTIDNQLTDIQASESSAQSFTWLIVGVSAIALLVGGIGILAVMLLSVRERNSEIGLRLSVGAKRRDIVWQFLIESSILGFAGGLTGFTIGFIVSEVIKFTSQWHISISPISVLISILFSLIIGLVFGVIPAQKASKADPITALQKE from the coding sequence ATGACAATCATTAAAACCATAAAAATATCATTTAGGCAGCTGCTTATTAACAGAGGCAAATCTTTTTTCGCCATCATAGGGCTTTCCATTGGTATTGCCTCTGTAATAACTATGGTTGCTATTGGTGATGGAGCTAAGAAAGAAACATTGAATCAATTGGGACAGTTGGGTACTAACCTTATTACGGTTAATGCAGGAAAAGTCAAGAACGTGATGCAACGCAGGCAGAATACTGATTTAGTGACCACATTAAAGATGAAGGAGTGCGAGGTTATCCTAAGTAGATGCCCATCGGCGAAAGAAGTAGTTCCCTCCTTGGAGGGAACTTTAAAAGTTAAATATGGTAATACAGTCACATCAGGTATGGTGAGTGGAGTTTCACCTTCTTACTTCAGGATTAAAAACTTTAGCTTAGAAAAAGGTGAACTGTTTTCACAAATGGATGATAAACGTTACATGCGCGTAGCTGTATTAGGTGGTCAAATCAGTCAAACTCTTTTTGAGAAAGAAGATCCGATCGGAAAAACGTTATTAGTTGGTAAAGTTCCTTTTACAATTATTGGAGTTTTAAAGAGCAAAGGGACTACTGTCAGTGGTTCGAATCTGGATGCCCAGGTGTTAATCCCCATAAATACTGCAATGAGGAGGATTTATAATGTGAATTATCTAAATCGCATTTTTGTAGAAGTATCCAGCCAGTTGAAGATGATAGAAGCCGAAGATGAGATTATTTCTGCTTTACGCGATTATCATAGACTTGAAGTAAGAAATAAAGAAAACGACTTTACTATCGATAATCAACTGACCGACATTCAAGCGAGCGAAAGCTCTGCACAATCCTTTACCTGGCTCATAGTTGGAGTATCGGCAATTGCTCTTTTGGTTGGAGGAATTGGTATTTTGGCTGTAATGCTGCTTTCGGTAAGGGAAAGAAACTCCGAAATCGGTTTGCGTTTGTCGGTAGGAGCTAAACGACGCGATATTGTTTGGCAATTTCTAATAGAATCATCAATTTTAGGTTTTGCAGGTGGATTAACCGGATTCACCATAGGTTTTATTGTTTCAGAGGTTATAAAATTTACATCGCAGTGGCATATCTCCATTTCACCGATATCAGTGCTAATATCAATTTTGTTTTCGCTTATCATAGGCTTGGTTTTTGGTGTTATTCCAGCTCAGAAGGCTTCAAAAGCTGATCCTATTACAGCCTTACAAAAAGAATAG
- a CDS encoding response regulator transcription factor, translating to MTKQKILIIDDDEKMNRLLQNYLVGFGYDVVSCTHPTLGLQKIKQYIPDLIILDIMLPDMDGFTVCREVRKELSVPIIMLTARGDVTDRIVGLELGADDYLPKPFEPRELVARIQTIMRRVSTQIKSSGSIKFDHLEIIPEKQMAIVDGETIDITTMEFQLLLLLVEKRGRIITRDQIMDSLRGIDWSAFDRSVDVAVSRLRQKLKDDPKTPRFIKTIWGTGYMFIGYEE from the coding sequence ATGACCAAGCAGAAAATCTTGATTATTGACGATGACGAAAAAATGAACAGATTGCTGCAAAACTATCTTGTTGGCTTTGGTTATGATGTGGTATCCTGCACGCATCCTACGTTAGGTCTACAGAAGATCAAACAGTATATACCTGACTTGATAATTTTGGATATAATGCTACCCGATATGGATGGTTTTACGGTATGCCGCGAGGTGCGTAAAGAGCTATCTGTTCCTATAATTATGCTTACAGCTAGGGGTGATGTTACCGATCGTATTGTTGGGCTTGAACTTGGAGCCGATGACTACCTCCCAAAACCTTTTGAACCCAGAGAATTAGTTGCACGTATCCAAACCATTATGCGCAGGGTTTCAACTCAAATTAAATCCTCTGGTTCTATTAAGTTCGATCATTTGGAAATAATCCCTGAAAAACAGATGGCAATAGTCGATGGAGAAACAATTGATATAACAACTATGGAATTCCAATTGCTTCTCCTGCTAGTTGAAAAACGTGGACGTATTATCACAAGGGATCAAATTATGGATAGTTTACGAGGAATTGATTGGTCGGCATTTGATAGATCGGTAGATGTTGCTGTTAGTCGTCTGCGTCAGAAACTTAAAGATGACCCCAAAACTCCTCGTTTTATTAAAACCATCTGGGGGACCGGATATATGTTTATTGGATATGAAGAATAA
- a CDS encoding HAMP domain-containing protein, producing the protein MKNKLLEQKRMSILFKIFGVILIFTISVIFVVLAFWGLVEGQPNPVYAHLHLLITVIILIIAGSIVASFIIRKILKPLYLLYKAVEEVGKGNLDQTIQINSNDELGKLAIAFNQMTFDLKKMMLARDQLLLDVSHELRTPITRAKLALEMMPESKEKESLAGDLKEMEIMITEMLESERLKNGAITPNLAPIKVADLLQKLMDNFYRERNRIVLFPVVTDLTINIDESLIITVLRNLIDNSLKYSSNTTKLVEISVIRHNQDITIQIEDFGQGIPDDKLPYVFEPFYRVDQSRSRNTGGYGLGLHLCKRIMDLHGTEIKLQNKTDSIGLIVSLTFQYNN; encoded by the coding sequence ATGAAGAATAAACTACTCGAACAAAAAAGAATGTCGATCTTATTTAAGATCTTTGGTGTAATCCTGATCTTTACAATCAGCGTCATCTTTGTTGTACTCGCCTTTTGGGGGCTAGTTGAGGGGCAACCAAATCCAGTGTATGCTCATTTACATTTACTGATTACAGTAATTATATTAATAATTGCTGGCTCCATTGTAGCATCGTTTATCATTAGAAAAATATTAAAGCCCCTTTACTTACTATACAAGGCTGTTGAAGAGGTTGGCAAAGGCAATCTTGATCAAACTATACAGATTAATAGCAACGATGAACTAGGAAAACTTGCAATTGCTTTCAATCAAATGACATTCGACTTGAAGAAGATGATGCTTGCTCGTGATCAACTATTACTTGATGTAAGCCATGAATTGCGGACACCCATTACCCGAGCAAAATTAGCTCTCGAGATGATGCCCGAAAGTAAAGAGAAAGAATCACTTGCTGGGGATCTTAAGGAGATGGAAATAATGATTACGGAAATGCTCGAGTCAGAACGACTTAAGAATGGAGCAATTACCCCTAACCTTGCGCCAATCAAAGTGGCAGATCTCCTACAAAAGCTAATGGATAACTTTTACCGCGAAAGAAACCGAATCGTTCTATTCCCTGTTGTCACCGACTTAACCATCAATATTGATGAATCGCTAATTATAACAGTTCTTCGTAACCTTATTGACAATTCACTAAAATATTCTTCAAATACAACCAAGCTTGTTGAAATCAGTGTTATTCGCCACAACCAAGATATAACAATTCAAATTGAAGATTTTGGCCAAGGAATACCCGATGATAAATTACCTTATGTCTTTGAGCCATTTTACAGGGTCGACCAATCCCGTTCAAGAAATACAGGAGGATATGGATTAGGGCTGCATCTTTGTAAACGGATCATGGATTTACATGGAACTGAAATCAAATTGCAGAATAAGACAGATTCAATAGGTCTTATAGTCTCGTTAACTTTTCAGTATAATAATTAG